From one Flavobacterium kingsejongi genomic stretch:
- a CDS encoding AIM24 family protein, with amino-acid sequence MNKFSIASFLELTAQKDDKHSFFELEQPELLELNLKNQTVLAKNGSMVAYVGEVKFERRGMLSGGVGNFLKKALSGEGTTMMKATGSGRLYVADYGKKVRVLYLENESINVNGNDVLAHEEAIKSDIKMLKSIAGMMSGGLFQVNLSGTGHVAITTHGHPITLLVKPGEPVYTDPNATVAWSGNLTPQLKTDVTLKSLIGRGSGESIQMKFEGTGWVLVQPYEEVYSVSS; translated from the coding sequence ATGAATAAATTTTCAATAGCTTCATTTCTGGAGCTTACTGCACAAAAAGACGATAAGCATAGCTTTTTTGAACTGGAACAGCCGGAATTACTGGAGTTGAACCTGAAAAACCAAACGGTCCTCGCTAAGAATGGCTCGATGGTAGCCTATGTGGGTGAAGTTAAATTTGAACGCCGCGGGATGCTGAGCGGTGGTGTGGGAAATTTCCTGAAGAAAGCACTATCCGGAGAAGGAACCACAATGATGAAAGCTACCGGAAGCGGTAGGCTGTATGTGGCTGATTACGGAAAGAAAGTCCGTGTCCTGTATCTGGAAAACGAGTCGATCAATGTGAATGGGAATGATGTCCTGGCGCATGAGGAGGCTATTAAGTCGGATATCAAGATGCTGAAAAGTATTGCCGGCATGATGAGCGGTGGCCTTTTTCAGGTGAATCTTAGTGGAACCGGGCATGTGGCTATTACTACACACGGGCATCCTATCACGCTTTTGGTAAAACCCGGAGAGCCGGTATATACCGATCCAAATGCTACAGTGGCATGGTCCGGTAACCTGACGCCGCAACTCAAAACGGATGTCACCCTTAAGTCCTTAATCGGTAGGGGAAGTGGTGAAAGCATACAGATGAAATTTGAAGGTACCGGATGGGTATTGGTGCAGCCTTATGAAGAGGTATACTCGGTCTCAAGCTAA
- the mutY gene encoding A/G-specific adenine glycosylase, whose protein sequence is MQFTNLLINWYLDNKRDLPWRKTNDPYAIWLSEIILQQTRVAQGMPYFYSFLDAFPTVFDLANAHEEQVLKLWQGLGYYSRARNLHKTAQDIATGSKGVFPPDYAGLLQLKGVGEYTAAAIASFCYNEAVPVVDGNVFRVLSRYFDVETDISSSGAKKEFRELAAAVMPTDNAALFNQAIMEFGALQCVPKSPDCSICVMNESCVALQKKKVALLPVKTKKTKVVNRYFDYLVFRDEQDHTIIHKREAKGIWHNLYEFPVIESVAPESTDVIEERIHTLFGSQYAITSVAVNTVLPIVHKLSHQHLSIRFWEVGVKGELANGLNYEDLVRYPFPIVIINFIEKEYNLKIN, encoded by the coding sequence ATGCAATTTACTAATCTTCTGATTAACTGGTATTTAGATAATAAACGCGATTTGCCATGGCGTAAAACGAACGATCCTTACGCAATATGGCTGTCGGAAATTATCCTCCAACAGACTCGTGTCGCACAAGGAATGCCCTATTTTTATTCTTTTTTAGATGCCTTTCCAACTGTTTTTGACCTTGCTAACGCACACGAAGAACAAGTCTTGAAATTATGGCAGGGTTTGGGCTATTATTCCCGTGCCCGGAATCTTCATAAAACCGCACAGGATATCGCTACCGGGAGTAAAGGTGTCTTTCCTCCGGATTATGCCGGATTATTGCAATTGAAAGGTGTGGGTGAATATACTGCCGCTGCAATTGCTTCCTTTTGTTATAATGAAGCCGTTCCGGTTGTAGATGGGAATGTATTTCGGGTGTTATCACGTTACTTTGATGTGGAAACGGATATTTCTTCCTCGGGAGCCAAAAAAGAATTCCGGGAATTGGCTGCAGCGGTTATGCCAACAGACAATGCGGCACTCTTTAATCAGGCGATCATGGAATTCGGTGCGTTGCAATGTGTGCCGAAAAGTCCCGATTGTAGCATTTGTGTCATGAATGAAAGCTGTGTCGCGTTGCAAAAAAAGAAAGTGGCGCTCCTTCCTGTAAAAACGAAAAAGACCAAAGTCGTGAACCGCTATTTTGATTACCTGGTCTTCCGGGATGAGCAGGATCATACGATTATACATAAAAGAGAGGCGAAAGGGATCTGGCATAATTTATATGAGTTTCCGGTAATTGAATCGGTGGCTCCTGAAAGTACCGACGTTATTGAAGAACGGATTCATACGCTGTTTGGTTCACAATACGCTATTACTTCGGTTGCGGTTAATACCGTTTTGCCGATTGTTCATAAATTAAGCCACCAGCACCTGTCAATACGGTTTTGGGAAGTGGGTGTAAAAGGGGAATTGGCCAATGGTTTGAATTACGAGGATCTGGTGCGTTATCCTTTTCCTATAGTAATCATCAATTTTATTGAAAAGGAATATAACCTTAAAATAAATTAA
- a CDS encoding HU family DNA-binding protein, giving the protein MTKADIVAKISEKLGLEKGDVQATVESFMDEVKNSLETGDNVYLRGFGSFIIKTRAEKTGRNISKNTTIKIPAHNIPAFKPAKIFVEGVKTNTETK; this is encoded by the coding sequence ATGACGAAAGCAGATATCGTAGCGAAGATTTCAGAAAAACTAGGACTAGAAAAAGGAGATGTTCAGGCTACAGTTGAGTCTTTTATGGACGAAGTTAAAAATTCACTTGAAACGGGAGACAATGTTTATCTAAGAGGTTTCGGAAGTTTTATTATTAAAACAAGAGCTGAGAAAACCGGCAGAAATATTTCAAAAAATACTACTATTAAAATACCTGCTCACAACATACCTGCATTTAAACCTGCAAAAATATTTGTTGAAGGAGTAAAAACGAATACAGAAACTAAGTAA
- a CDS encoding ribonuclease E/G, which translates to MNKELIIRSSSEAVDFALLKDGKLIELHKEEEKSNFQVGDIFIAKIRKPVAGLNAAFVNVGFEKDAFLHYHDLGPNLASSLKFVKLVSAGKIKDFSLKNFPFEKEIDKDGVITDAISANQSVLVQVVKEPISTKGPRISSELSLAGRYIVLVPFSERISISQKIESKEEKDRLKRLVQSIRPKGFGVIVRTVAEGKKVAELDKDLQNLLDRWSSMCKKIPTAHHPSKVLGELNRASSILRDVFNDTFSGIHIDDEELYYQTKDYLQEIAPSKVSIVKHYQSNDIPIFEKYNIERQIKTSFGKTVSMSKGAYLIIEHTEALHVIDVNSGNRSNKATNQEDTAMEVNMIAAAEIARQLRLRDMGGIIVVDFIDMSNPENRKTLYEFLREEMSDDKAKHKILPPSKFGLIQITRQRVRPEVNIKTREEDPNDVNGEIEAPILVIDRITSDLERIIKSHKKLVLNAHPFVAAYLTKGFPSLRSKWFFEYKKWVKIIPRDAYTYLEYHFYDKNGNEIKD; encoded by the coding sequence GTGAATAAAGAATTAATCATCAGATCTAGTTCCGAAGCCGTAGATTTTGCCTTATTAAAAGATGGAAAACTAATCGAATTACACAAAGAAGAAGAAAAAAGCAATTTTCAGGTTGGCGATATATTTATCGCAAAAATCAGAAAACCGGTTGCCGGGTTAAATGCTGCTTTTGTAAATGTAGGCTTTGAAAAAGATGCCTTTTTACATTATCATGACTTAGGCCCCAATCTGGCTTCTTCCTTGAAATTCGTTAAACTTGTAAGCGCAGGTAAAATAAAAGATTTCTCCCTAAAAAACTTTCCTTTTGAAAAAGAGATTGACAAAGACGGCGTCATTACCGATGCCATTAGCGCCAATCAGTCTGTATTAGTACAAGTCGTAAAAGAGCCTATCTCGACCAAAGGGCCAAGAATCAGTTCTGAACTGTCTCTGGCTGGACGATATATCGTACTGGTTCCTTTCTCGGAACGGATTTCCATTTCACAAAAAATAGAATCCAAAGAAGAAAAAGACCGTCTGAAAAGACTTGTTCAATCCATCAGGCCAAAAGGATTTGGTGTTATTGTTAGAACAGTAGCAGAAGGCAAAAAAGTGGCCGAACTGGATAAAGATTTACAAAATTTGCTTGACCGATGGTCATCCATGTGTAAAAAAATTCCAACAGCCCATCATCCGTCAAAAGTATTAGGTGAACTCAACCGAGCGTCATCTATCCTTAGAGACGTTTTTAATGACACATTCAGTGGCATTCATATTGATGATGAAGAGCTGTATTATCAAACAAAGGACTATTTGCAGGAAATAGCGCCTTCTAAAGTATCAATTGTTAAGCATTATCAATCGAACGACATTCCTATTTTTGAAAAATATAACATAGAGAGACAAATCAAAACATCATTCGGAAAAACGGTTTCAATGAGCAAAGGTGCCTACCTTATCATTGAACATACAGAAGCACTTCACGTTATAGACGTGAATAGTGGTAACCGCTCTAATAAAGCGACGAACCAGGAAGATACCGCAATGGAAGTGAACATGATAGCCGCTGCCGAAATAGCAAGACAATTGCGATTACGGGATATGGGCGGAATTATCGTAGTTGATTTTATTGATATGTCAAATCCAGAAAACAGGAAAACACTCTACGAATTCCTACGGGAAGAAATGAGCGATGACAAAGCAAAACATAAAATCCTGCCTCCGAGTAAGTTTGGTTTAATCCAAATTACAAGACAGAGAGTCAGACCAGAAGTCAATATCAAGACCAGAGAAGAAGATCCCAACGATGTTAACGGTGAGATTGAAGCTCCGATTTTAGTGATTGACCGAATTACATCTGACCTGGAAAGAATTATAAAGAGCCATAAAAAGCTTGTGCTTAACGCACATCCCTTTGTGGCCGCATACCTTACAAAAGGTTTTCCATCATTACGTTCAAAGTGGTTCTTTGAATATAAAAAATGGGTGAAAATTATACCTCGTGACGCTTACACGTATTTAGAATATCATTTCTATGACAAAAATGGAAATGAAATTAAAGATTAA
- a CDS encoding IS1182 family transposase, which produces MRFKHYNQQQTMLLPYSFDDLIPHTHAVRIVDQVVESLNIQPLLKAYSKEGNPGYHPKMLLKVMLYAYMTNIYSSRKIELALRENINFMWLTSMTIVDHNTINRFRSDKLKESFKEIFKQVVLMLASEGLVNLKQIYTDGTKIEAQAGRYTFVWGKSIKTNKAKMLTQLEELWNYAQSIDNEDDPNPEPTEFKEISKEVIEKTVAKIDAKLSGNEKTSSKAKAKLRYIKNNFTSNLEKYEKQEAILGERNSYSKTDTQATFMRMKEDHMLNGQLKPAYNTQISTQNQIIVHYTIHQNPTDTKTLQPHLENLEQTFGKKVFKKIKEITTDAGYGSEENYDYLKQKKLKAFVKYNTFEKEQDQNYQKKHKAFSKENLYYNPEEDYYVCPMGQKMHKTYQNQKTTTTGYTQTLSHYQAKNCEGCSLRGQCFKAQGNRSIERNHNLERHKQQARELLLSEIGIQRRKQRSADVEPVFAQLKHNNGFRRFSLKGLQKVELEFGLMALGHNLRKKIAA; this is translated from the coding sequence ATGAGATTCAAACATTATAACCAACAACAAACGATGCTTCTACCTTATTCGTTTGATGATTTAATTCCACATACACATGCGGTTCGAATAGTTGATCAAGTTGTGGAATCCCTTAATATCCAGCCTCTTTTAAAAGCGTACAGTAAAGAAGGTAATCCTGGATATCATCCAAAGATGTTACTCAAAGTGATGTTGTATGCTTATATGACTAATATCTATTCTTCGAGAAAGATAGAACTTGCACTTCGTGAGAATATCAATTTTATGTGGCTTACTTCTATGACTATTGTTGATCATAATACAATTAATAGATTTAGAAGTGATAAACTAAAAGAGAGTTTTAAAGAAATCTTCAAGCAGGTAGTTTTGATGTTGGCCTCAGAAGGACTGGTGAATCTAAAACAAATTTATACCGACGGAACAAAAATAGAAGCTCAGGCCGGCAGGTACACTTTTGTGTGGGGTAAGAGCATAAAAACCAATAAAGCAAAAATGCTCACCCAGTTGGAAGAATTATGGAACTATGCCCAAAGTATCGACAATGAAGATGACCCCAACCCGGAACCAACAGAGTTCAAAGAAATCAGCAAAGAGGTAATTGAGAAAACTGTAGCTAAAATAGATGCCAAACTCTCTGGTAATGAAAAGACCAGTTCTAAAGCAAAAGCTAAATTACGCTACATAAAAAATAATTTTACTTCCAATCTTGAAAAGTATGAAAAGCAAGAAGCTATTCTGGGAGAAAGAAACAGTTACAGCAAAACTGACACCCAGGCTACTTTTATGCGAATGAAAGAAGACCATATGTTAAACGGACAGCTCAAACCAGCTTATAATACTCAAATATCTACACAAAATCAGATCATTGTTCATTATACCATCCATCAAAATCCGACCGATACTAAAACACTCCAGCCTCATTTAGAAAATTTGGAACAAACCTTTGGTAAAAAAGTATTTAAAAAGATAAAAGAAATAACTACTGACGCAGGTTATGGAAGTGAAGAAAACTACGATTATCTGAAACAGAAGAAACTCAAAGCTTTTGTGAAGTATAATACTTTTGAAAAAGAACAAGATCAAAACTACCAAAAGAAACACAAGGCTTTTAGCAAGGAAAATCTCTATTACAATCCAGAAGAAGACTATTATGTATGTCCAATGGGACAAAAAATGCATAAAACATATCAAAACCAGAAAACAACAACTACAGGATACACCCAAACCTTATCGCATTATCAGGCCAAAAACTGTGAAGGCTGTTCACTTCGAGGTCAATGTTTTAAAGCTCAGGGAAACAGAAGCATCGAGCGAAACCACAACCTTGAAAGACATAAACAACAAGCAAGGGAATTACTACTAAGTGAAATAGGAATACAAAGAAGAAAGCAACGCTCTGCCGATGTAGAGCCTGTATTCGCTCAACTCAAGCATAATAACGGTTTTAGACGGTTTTCTTTAAAAGGACTTCAAAAAGTAGAATTAGAATTCGGATTAATGGCTTTAGGTCATAACTTAAGAAAGAAAATTGCAGCATAA
- the pbpC gene encoding penicillin-binding protein 1C → MKEKFVTYLNRIGTRIRRHKIKSIILLILLAGYYFCLPRTLFATPYATVIESAQGELLGAKIARDGQWRFPEQDTVPDKFKKCIIYFEDQYFYSHPGFNPAAMVSAVRQNSRAGKVVRGGSTLTQQVIRLSRKGQHRTYFEKLVEVVLATRLELRYSKDKIIGLYAAHAPFGSNVVGLEMASWRYFGVQSSQLSWAETAVLAVLPNAPSLIYPGKNQEILLLKRNRLLKKLYEEKVIDKMTYDLSLQESLPQKPFTLPQVAPHLLDRMAKKKEGQRIRTTIDLVLQNRVNQIATQYYNQYRQNEVYNIAILVVDVKTRNVVSYIGNAPTDKAHQKDVDIISAPRSTGSILKPLLYAGMLDDGKLLPNTLIADVPTQISGYTPENFNRTFDGAVPAQRALARSLNIPSVLMLQDYGVYKFYEELQAFGLKDINKHPNHYGLSLILGGAESNLWDLCKTYANLSSTLNEYNRNSGKYRTREFSNLNVDAAILTDFGKEVYAKNVLGAGSIWLTYNAMKEVNRPEGDEAWRFYDSSLEIAWKTGTSFGNRDAWAIGTTKDYVVGIWVGNATGEGRPTLTGVSSAAPVLFDVFNLLKRSRWFGTPLNDLEEAEVCSLSGYLAQDNCPKTKQYIPVNGKRTKVCPYHKMIHLDPTEKFQVNSSCENIENIITKSWFVLPPVMELYYKSKHTDYFTLPPFRSDCLSTQNVAMDFIYPKENSKIYLTKNFESKVQSVLLKVAHSQPGSKLFWYVNNTYLGTTQTFHEMPLEMKSGTYYITVTDEFGNEIKRRIEIVRE, encoded by the coding sequence TTGAAAGAAAAGTTTGTTACATACCTCAATCGCATTGGTACCAGGATCCGCCGGCATAAAATAAAATCGATTATACTCCTGATCCTTTTGGCAGGGTATTATTTTTGCCTGCCCCGAACACTATTTGCCACTCCTTATGCCACTGTCATTGAAAGTGCGCAGGGCGAATTATTGGGGGCAAAAATTGCGCGTGATGGTCAGTGGCGTTTTCCGGAGCAGGATACCGTTCCCGATAAGTTTAAAAAATGTATTATCTATTTTGAAGACCAGTATTTCTACAGCCATCCTGGTTTCAATCCCGCGGCTATGGTCAGTGCGGTTCGGCAAAACAGCCGGGCAGGAAAGGTGGTGCGCGGAGGCAGTACGCTCACACAACAGGTAATCCGGTTATCGCGTAAAGGACAGCATCGCACCTATTTTGAAAAATTAGTAGAAGTTGTACTGGCTACACGGCTGGAGCTTCGGTATTCCAAAGATAAAATCATTGGGCTCTATGCTGCACATGCTCCTTTTGGGAGTAATGTCGTGGGGCTTGAAATGGCTTCCTGGCGTTATTTTGGGGTGCAGTCAAGTCAATTGTCCTGGGCGGAAACGGCGGTATTGGCGGTTTTGCCCAATGCACCCAGCCTGATCTATCCGGGAAAGAACCAGGAAATATTGCTGCTGAAACGCAATCGCCTCCTCAAAAAATTGTATGAAGAAAAGGTAATCGATAAAATGACCTATGATTTATCATTGCAGGAAAGCCTACCGCAAAAGCCTTTCACTTTGCCGCAGGTAGCACCACACCTGTTAGACCGGATGGCAAAGAAGAAAGAAGGGCAGCGCATCCGGACTACAATTGATTTAGTCCTGCAAAACCGCGTCAACCAGATCGCCACGCAATATTATAACCAATACCGGCAGAATGAGGTGTATAATATTGCCATATTGGTGGTTGATGTGAAAACCCGGAATGTGGTTTCCTATATTGGAAATGCACCTACAGACAAAGCCCATCAAAAAGATGTTGATATTATCTCAGCGCCACGGAGTACCGGGAGTATTTTAAAGCCCTTACTATATGCCGGAATGCTGGATGATGGAAAGTTATTGCCCAATACATTAATCGCCGATGTTCCCACGCAAATATCTGGATATACCCCTGAAAACTTCAACCGTACTTTTGATGGGGCAGTCCCTGCGCAGCGTGCCCTGGCACGTTCGCTGAATATTCCTTCGGTACTGATGTTGCAGGATTATGGAGTGTATAAATTCTATGAAGAATTGCAGGCGTTTGGGCTAAAGGATATCAACAAACATCCTAATCATTACGGATTATCGTTGATTCTCGGTGGTGCAGAATCCAATCTTTGGGATTTATGTAAAACGTATGCCAACCTGTCTTCGACCTTAAATGAATACAACCGCAATTCCGGAAAGTACCGCACCAGGGAATTTTCGAACCTGAATGTTGATGCCGCTATCCTGACGGACTTCGGAAAGGAAGTGTATGCTAAAAATGTTTTGGGTGCGGGATCGATATGGCTTACCTATAATGCGATGAAGGAAGTAAACCGCCCCGAGGGGGATGAAGCATGGCGCTTTTATGATTCCTCTTTGGAAATCGCCTGGAAAACCGGAACCAGTTTTGGAAACCGTGATGCCTGGGCTATTGGAACGACAAAAGACTATGTGGTAGGGATATGGGTAGGGAATGCCACCGGCGAAGGCCGTCCCACCCTGACCGGAGTCAGTAGTGCAGCCCCGGTTTTGTTTGATGTTTTTAACCTGCTCAAGCGTTCCCGATGGTTTGGTACACCGCTCAATGACCTGGAAGAGGCCGAAGTATGCAGTCTCAGTGGTTATCTCGCACAGGATAATTGCCCTAAAACAAAACAATATATTCCGGTAAATGGCAAACGGACCAAAGTCTGCCCGTACCACAAAATGATTCATTTGGATCCAACAGAAAAGTTCCAGGTGAATAGTAGCTGTGAAAATATCGAAAATATCATTACTAAAAGCTGGTTTGTGCTACCGCCGGTAATGGAGTTGTATTATAAAAGCAAACATACCGATTACTTTACGTTACCGCCGTTCCGGAGTGATTGCCTGTCGACACAAAACGTTGCGATGGATTTTATTTACCCTAAGGAAAACAGCAAAATTTACCTGACAAAGAATTTTGAGAGTAAGGTACAGTCGGTGTTATTGAAAGTGGCACATTCCCAGCCGGGTTCGAAATTGTTCTGGTATGTAAATAATACGTATCTGGGTACTACACAAACCTTCCATGAAATGCCGTTAGAGATGAAATCCGGCACATATTACATTACGGTTACAGATGAGTTCGGAAATGAGATCAAACGTCGTATTGAGATTGTACGGGAATAA